One Marasmius oreades isolate 03SP1 chromosome 2, whole genome shotgun sequence DNA segment encodes these proteins:
- a CDS encoding uncharacterized protein (BUSCO:EOG09260NNR): protein MPPRTRRSLRATTSASPSTVATTNPTPLFSTRTSPADTSPSEIEDQVPVKPQTRAAAKRKTKHDYDSGEDQVHTSTQASRPALKRRALSNRVYIEVPAANHEGGKRNSLGYNGSKGKEKDVTTGSESELSSDELEDDETGSLMDFDSSGSEFLTSNPESEEDSDAGRDDRWLRLPQDMLDDEHDDLMLEAALKLSRQNQEANNSSGPSSSLSSTRDVNPEALRHAALAERRLNRQSETSSDFGAALDLDDLSSLSSEEPGVPVVKGKGKSKARAKAKSRSSTKPMSLTQMRKLRREERRRRLEETSPAKAEEKALRKKLGRGLTPAERTSIALRVHHEELRDVWGDLEAKIEVIQPVKAEQPAGIKLTLLPFQLESLHWMRKQEKGIWRGGMLADEMGMGKTIQVIALLVSDRKKPNLVIAPTVAIMQWKNEIEAHTQPNLKVLVWHGSSRETDKKELQKYDVILTTYAILESAFRKQEVGFKRKGQIVKERSPLHQIIWSRIILDEAHNIKERSTNTAKAAFELQGEGRWCLSGTPLQNRVGELYSLVRFLGGDPFSFYFCKLCSCKSLHWKFSNKRTCDDCGHSPMQHTCFWNSEILTPIQKHGMVGPGKAAFKKLKILLDRMMLRRTKLQRADDLGLPPRTVIVRNDFFSPEEKELYNSLFSDAKRQFNTYLDQGTILNNYSNIFSLLTRMRQMACHPDLVIRSKTNAGKFNAEDVGEATICRICNEIAEDAIQSKCRHIFDRECIKQYLNTAIEQNPACPVCFVPLTIDLEAQALDLNENLPSTRQGILGRLDLDKWRSSTKIEALVEELSNLRSQDASTKSLVFSQFVNFLDLIAYRLKKAGFNICRLEGTMSPQARDATIKHFMNTVDVTVFLVSLKAGGVALNLTEASRVYLMDSWWNPAVEFQAMDRIHRLGQHRPVKAIKLVVEDSIESRIVQLQEKKSAMIDATLNPDDSAMGRLTPADLQFLFRL from the exons ATGCCACCCCGTACCCGCCGCTCTCTGCGGGCTACGACTTCTGCAAGCCCTTCAACTGTTGCAACCACCAATCCCACGCCTCTTTTCAGCACCAGAACATCGCCCGCCGACACATCACCCTCTGAGATAGAAGACCAAGTACCAGTGAAGCCTCAAACAAGAGCTGCGGCGAAGAGAAAAACCAAACATGATTATGACTCTGGTGAAGACCAAGTGCATACGTCTACCCAGGCTTCGAGACCCGCCCTGAAGCGGCGGGCCTTAAGTAACCGCGTGTATATCGAAGTGCCCGCAGCAAATCACGAGGGAGGGAAGAGGAACAGT TTGGGGTACAACGGAagcaaaggaaaagaaaaggatgtCACTACAGGCAGTGAATCCGAGCTCTCAAGCGACGAATTAGAAGACGATGAAACCGGGTCCTTGATGGACTTTGATAGTAGTGGCTCCGAATTTCTTACATCTAACCCCGAGAGTGAAGAAGATTCCGATGCAGGCAGAGATGACCGATGGCTTCGACTTCCTCAAGATATGTTAGACGATGAGCACGACGATCTCATGCTTGAAGCCGCGTTAAAACTCTCTCGACAAAACCAAGAGGCGAACAATAGTTCAGGGCCATCATCGTCCTTGAGTTCGACTCGCGACGTCAACCCTGAAGCCCTTCGTCATGCTGCCTTGGCTGAACGTCGTCTCAACAGGCAGTCGGAAACGAGCTCTGATTTCGGTGCTGCCTTGGATCTTGACGACctctcctctctctcttctgAAGAACCTGGTGTGCCCGTTGTTAAAGGCAAAGGTAAGAGCAAAGCGAGAGCGAAGGCTAAGTCAAGATCAAGCACGAAACCCATGAGTCTTACTCAAATGCGCAAGTTGAGAAGAGAGGAACGAAGAAGGAGACTGGAGGAGACATCACCTGCAAAAGCTGAAGAAAAGGCATTACGCAAAAAGTTGGGGCGAGGGCTGACACCT GCTGAGAGAACTTCGATCGCCTTGCGTGTGCATCACGAAGAGCTTCGCGATGTATGGGGAGATTTAGAGGCTAAGATTGAGGTAATCCAGCCTGTGAAGGCCGAGCAACCTGCAGGTATCAAGCTTACACTTTTACCTTTTCAACTGGAGAGTTTGCATTGGATGCGAAAGCAAGAGAAGGGAATCTGGCGTGGTGGTATGCTTGCG GATGAGATGGG TATGGGGAAAACAATCCAGGTCATTGCTCTGCTTGTCTCGGATCGAAAGAAACCCAACCTTGTGATTGC ACCTACCGTAGCAATTATGCAATGGAAAAACGAAATAGAAGCACATACACAACCGAACCTCAAGGTTCTCGTTTGGCACGGCTCTTCTAGGGAAACGGATAAAAAAGAGCTCCAGAAATATGACGTT ATTTTGACTACGTACGCGATCCTAGAAAG CGCTTTTCGCAAGCAGGAGGTAGGCTTCAAGAGAAAAGGCCAAATTGTCAAGGAGCGGTCACCACTCCATCAAATAATCTGGAGCAGAATTATT CTCGATGAAGCCCATAACATTAAGGAACGTTCCACTAATACGGCGAAAGCAGCTTTCGAATTACAGGGTGAAGGTCGCTGGTGTCTATCGGGGACTCCCCTTCAGAATCGCGTGGGAGAGCTGTACTCTCTCGTCAGGTTCTTGGGCGGCGACCCATTCTCATTCTACTTTT GTAAACTTTGTTCTTGCAAGTCATTACATTGGAAGTTTTCCAACAAACGAACATGCGATG ATTGCGGTCACAGTCCCATGCAGCAT ACTTGCTTTTGGAATTCCGAAATCCTCACACCCATTCAGAAGCATGGAATGGTTGGACCAGGCAAGGCCGCCTTCAAAAAACTCAAGATTTTGCTTGACAGAATGATGCTTCGGCGTACCAAG CTTCAACGCGCCGACGATCTTGGTCTACCACCTCGCACCGTAATTGTTCGCAACGATTTTTTCAGtcctgaagagaaggagTTGTACAATTCCCTTTTCTCTGATGCAAAAAGACAATTCAATACGTATCTGGACCAAGGAACTATTCTCAATA ATTATTCCAACATCTTTAGCTT ACTAACGCGCATGCGGCAAATGGCTTGTCATCCGGATCTCGTCATACGGAGCAAGACCAATGCGGGCAAATTCAATGCAGAAGACGTTGGGGAAGCCACTATCTGTCGAATCTGCAATGAGATTGCAGAGGATGCGATCCAATCTAAATGCCGGCATATTTTTGATAGAGAATGCATCAAGCAATATCTCAACACTGCTATTGAACAAAAT CCTGCTTGTCCTGTGTGCTTTGTGCCTTTGACGATTGACTTGGAGGCGCAGGCGCTTGACCTAAATGAAAACCTTCCTAGCACTAGGCAAGGAATTTTGGGCCGTCTTGATCTCGACAAATGGAGGTCTTCCACCAAAATTGAAGCACTTGTTGAAGAGCTTAGCAATCTCCGAAGTCAAGATGCTTCAACGAAAAGCCTCGTTTTTAGCCAATTTGTCAACTTCCTCGATTTGATTGCGTACCGCTTGAAAAAGGCGGGTTTCAAT ATATGTCGTCTCGAGGGAACGATGAGTCCTCAAGCACGAGACGCAACAATCAAACACTTCA TGAACACCGTCGATGTCACAGTCTTCCTTGTCAGTCTGAAGGCGGGCGGGGTGGCACTCAATCTAACTGAAGCCTCTCGAGTATACCTTATGGACAGTTGGTGGAATCCTGCC GTTGAGTTCC AGGCTATGGATCGTATTCATCGATTGGGCCAGCATCGTCCCGTAAAAGCCATCAAGCTTGTTGTTGAAGATAGTATCGAAAGTCGTATCGTCCAG TTGCAAGAGAAGAAGTCAGCAATGATAGATGCCACTCTCAACCCAGATGACTCC GCAATGGGCAGATTGACACCGGCCGAT TTGCAATTCCTTTTCCGC CTCTAA
- the CNB1 gene encoding Calcineurin subunit B, giving the protein MGQSPSQFMEDMERRSNFTQAELERLKKRFMKLDSDGSGTIEREEFLRIPQIATNPLASRMIAIFDEDGGGSVDFQEFVGGLSAFSSRGGRDEKLKFAFKVYDMDRDGFISNGELFLVLKMMVGTNLKDQQLQQIVDKTIMEADQDGDGKLSFEEFSTMVSNTDIVKQMTLEDLF; this is encoded by the exons ATGGGTCAATCAC CGTCTCAGTTTATGGAAGATATGGAGCGGCGGTCCAACT TTACACAAGCAGAACTTGAACGACTAAAGAAGAGGTTCATGAAGCTGGATAG TGATGGATCTGGGACAATAGAACGTGAAGAGTTCCTTCGGATACCGCAAATTGCCACCAATCCCCTAGCCTCGCGAATGATTGCCATTTTTGACGAAGA TGGGGGAGGATCGGTTGATTTCCAAGAATTTGTCGGTGGCTTGAGTGCATTCAGTTCAAGAGGAGGCCGGGATGAGAAATTAAAGT TCGCATTCAAGGTGTATGACATGGATCGTGACGGCTTCATATCGAACGGCGAGCTTTTCCTGGTATTGAAGATGATGGTGGGCACGAATTTGAAG GATCAACAACTGCAGCAAATAGTGGACAAAACGATCATGGAAGCGGATCAGGATGGTGATGGAAAATTGAGCTTTGAAGAATTTTCTACCATGGTCTCGAATACG GACATTGTCAAGCAAATGACTCTAGAGGATTTATTTTGA
- the IMP3 gene encoding Small subunit (SSU) processome component (BUSCO:EOG09264Y0W): MVRKLKHHEQKLLKKVDFLNWKQDANLREIKVMRRYHIQDREDYHKYNKLCGSLRSFAHRLTLIHAQDPFRARMESQLLNKLYDMGVLNSTAKLSDVDKLTVATFCRRRLAVFMCMSKMAETVSAAAKFIEQGHVRVGPDTITDPAYLVTRRMEDFVTWVDTSKLKRIVMSYNDELDDFDLL, encoded by the exons ATGGTCAGAAAACTCAAGCACCACGAACAGAAACTCCTGAAAAAAGTCGATTTCCTCAAT TGGAAACAAGATGCAAATCTTCGAGAGATCAAAGTAATGCGCCGCTATCATATTCAGGACAGAGAGGACTATCACAA ATACAATAAACTTTGCGGGTCACTTCGCTCGTTCGCTCATCGCCTTACTCTTATACACGCCCAGGACCCGTTCCGTGCACGGATGGAGAGCCAGCTTCTAAACAAACTGTATGATATGGGTGTCCTCAACTCCACTGCAAAGCTCAGCGATGTGGACAAGCTGACTGTCGCTACCTTTTGTCGGCGTCGCCTCGCCGTTTTTATGTGCATGTCCAAAATGGCCGAGACCGTCAGTGCA GCTGCGAAATTCATCGAACAAGGACATGTTCGTGTTGGTCCCGATACGATCACTGACCCAGCATATCTTGTGACAAG ACGGATGGAAGATTTTGTGACATGGGTTGACACATCCAAACTGAAACGAATAGTCATGTCATACAATGATGAG TTGGATGATTTCGATTTACTTTGA
- a CDS encoding uncharacterized protein (BUSCO:EOG09262XRU) translates to MNEALISPFIINHPTAVQTSLYSYRAQLSRFDPSGRFVGVGTFDGTAYIYDMDTKAAVRTLDGHVKNITSLDWSRHSRYVLTSSKDWNVIVWDLSLTCDPPQRFATIRLDAPVSSASFHPRNSQIVLALTSTGEVYLQDLRPSYRERFELCEPQEEGEDEEHSRRAAMTVARFDPSGKHIFIGTSSGHILVFNTRTRVMVGRHKVSGAGGMKGFEFAKSGRRLLTNSSDRTLRQFNLPTYPRPGEGILETELEPTHRFNDPITKTAWNAMSYSPDGEWLAGGSADPASHKIYIWDISNDGQFTTALDGGRDSLLHLHWHPSKSSIVSTALHGNIFIWHSPNPERWGAFAGGFEEVDENVEYEEKEDEFDVEDEEEILKRKMKAEEEDVDVDSLEDDAHQNVQLISQNDEDDHWADQEPDEDATSWKMKIVIMEGGDTLP, encoded by the exons ATGAATGAAGCCCTTATTA GTCCATTCATTATCAATCACCCGACGGCTGTACAGACATCGCTGTACTCTTATCGGGCCCAATTATCGCGTTTCGACCCTTCTGGCCGCTTTGTCGGAGTAGGAACCTTCGATGGAACTGCATACATCTATGACATGGACACGAAAGCAGCTGTGAGGACGTTGGACGGGCATGTAAAAAATATCACAAGTTTGGA CTGGTCTCGCCATTCGCGTTATGTGCTAACGTCCTCCAAGGATTGGAATGTCATCGTTTGGGACCTTTCGTTGACCTGTGATCCCCCCCAACGATTCGCAACAATACGCTTGGATGCACCTGTTTCGTCTGCGTCTTTCCACCCCCGGAATAG CCAGATTGTCCTTGCATTAACGAGCACCGGAGAGGTGTACTTGCAGGACTTGCGACCGAGTTACCGCGAACGTTTTGAACTCTGCGAGCCCCaagaagaaggggaagatgaagaacacAGTCGAAG GGCTGCTATGACTGTTGCAAGGTTCGACCCCAGTGGCAAGCATATTTTTATCGGAACTTCCTCCGGTCATATCCTCGTTTTTAACACTAGAACACGAGTG ATGGTAGGGAGACATAAGGTGTCTGGAGCCGGTGGGATGAAAGGGTTTGAATTTGCAAAGTCCGGACG ACGGCTACTTACGAACTCTTCCGATCGAACATTGCGACAGTTCAACTTGCCAACCTATCCCCGCCCTGGAGAAGGGATTTTGGAAACAGAGCTTGAGCCGACGCACCGGTTCAATGATCCAATAACCAAAACAGCCTGGAACGCGATGTCATATAGTCCAGATGGTGAATGGTTGGCAGGAG GTTCCGCTGACCCTGCATCACACAAGATATACATATGGGATATCTCAAATGATGGCCAGTTCACAACTGCATTGGATGGGGGTCGGGACtctcttctccatcttcat TGGCATCCGTCGAAGTCTTCGATAGTCTCAACTGCCCTACATGGAAACATTTTTATCTGGCATAGCCCTAATCCCGAGCGATGGGGTGCTTTTGCCGGGGGGTTCGAGGAGGTCGATGAGAATGTCGAAtatgaggagaaggaggacgaGTTCGATGTC gaggatgaagaagagattttgaagaggaagatgaaagctgaagaggaagatgttgACGTTGATTCGCTAGAAGATGATGCGCATCAGAACGTTCAGTTGATCTCACAAAATGACGAAGATGACCACTGGGCGGACCAGGAACCTGATGAAGATGCCACCAGTTGGAAGATGAAAATTGTTATTATGGAGGGTGGCGACACACTCCCATGA
- a CDS encoding uncharacterized protein (BUSCO:EOG09263L00) — translation MLALAHPYDPSSEVAHRASSSSIPRQRPSHRKPSSSSSCSASASSSRHSSLSTMPSISTSTTSRHAQSSQEHHHQQQPPPPPTHNSARPQQPKLSVSSFSSTSTSAKAASIPVPPVVNTAGTFDIHSYPSIDLLRLLASLLSQIAAANDKLDSPSSVSLTQSHSVVPSYAPPSPSIEHAPFWRTLTTASRSALATPSSTLTFHARNIPTITLEAYLLRILKYCPTTNEVFLSLLVYFDRMSKLSADATGKTFVIDSYNIHRLVIAGVTVASKFFSDVFYTNSRYAKVGGLPLAELNQLELHFLLLNDFRLVIPKDEMQRYAEQLILFSTSTSPSSSPPTASPDSVHVHSSIRPDHPNPSPGSTSSTSDISTYSSSGSSTVVRGSNTSPSSSHTGYEPIPETSETQSLRMCVMGAIDAYGGKIPGATSTATVPGAYATTDSTTTTTSAKVVTGSASIHRDTGFGHGINGTSVMKTPRRGSDASSVYSVSSQSDVDTETEGETETDGGWTTDDEPTIRPAGHRGSICGSISGDSNSSCSFDEVDSRDTEVDDVGKHDVSSRALRRNGRSGGSEGDEEGDDEKEDDAEESMDFDDEGGSNRAMVVDVERTPDSERIRRGGEGVGIDVNRSQGKIPPVSGWA, via the exons ATGCTCGCGCTGGCGCATCCTTACGATCCATCTTCAGAGGTCGCACATAgagcttcttcgtcttccatACCTCGTCAGAGGCCCTCACACCGGAaaccttcctcttcttcatcttgctCAGCATCGGCCTCGTCTTCGAGGCATTCTTCTTTATCAACTATGCCATCTATATCAACGAGTACAACGTCTCGCCACGCACAAAGCTCACAGGagcaccatcatcaacaacagccaccaccaccaccaacgcACAACTCTGCTCGCCCACAGCAACCAAAACTCTCCGTGTCATCGTTCTCGTCGACCTCGACATCAGCAAAAGCAGCGAGTATCCCTGTACCCCCTGTGGTCAATACTGCTGGGACATTTGACATTCATTCATATCCTTCTATCGACCTCCTACGTCTTCTCGCTTCCCTTCTTTCTCAAATCGCGGCGGCAAATGACAAGCTAGACTCTCCCTCCTCGGTTTCGCTGACACAATCGCATTCAGTTGTACCATCTTATGCACCACCTTCCCCTTCGATAGAACATGCGCCATTTTGGCGCACCCTAACCACTGCATCCCGGTCCGCCCTCGCCACACCGTCCTCCACGCTCACTTTTCATGCGCGAAATATACCCACAATTACATTGGAAGCTTATTTGCTTAGGATCCTCAAGTATTGTCCGACAACCAACGAGGTTTTCCTATCCCTGCTCGTGTATTTCGATCGCATGTCTAAACTGAGCGCCGACGCCACGGGAAAGACATTCGTCATTGACTCCTATAATATTCATCGCCTGGTCATTGCTGGCGTTACTGTCGCCAGTAAATTCTTCAGTGACGTTTTTTATACGAACTCGCGCTATGCCAAG GTTGGAGGTCTACCCCTGGCGGAGTTAAACCAACTAGAACTTCACTTTCTACTCCTCAATGACTTCCGACTGGTCATTCCCAAAGATGAAATGCAACGATACGCCGAGCAGTTGATACTGTTTTCGACCTCGACCTCTCCGAGTTCTAGTCCTCCTACCGCTTCACCCGACAGTGTACATGTGCATTCAAGCATACGACCCGACCACCCAAATCCGTCCCCGGGTTCGACTTCATCCACATCCGATATCTCTACTTACTCTTCCTCTGGGTCGTCCACTGTCGTACGTGGCAGCAACACATCCCCGTCGTCTTCCCACACAGGATACGAACCTATACCCGAAACCAGTGAAACTCAAAGTTTGAGAATGTGTGTTATGGGTGCTATCGATGCTTACGGTGGGAAAATTCCTGGCGCTACGTCGACGGCGACTGTTCCAGGAGCTTATGCTACCACTGATAgtactaccaccaccaccagtgCGAAGGTTGTGACAGGCAGTGCGAGCATTCATAGGGATACTGGGTTTGGACATGGAATAAATGGCACGTCCGTGATGAAAACGCCCCGAAGAGGTTCCGATGCGTCGTCGGTGTATTCGGTCTCGTCCCAGTCTGATGTCGACACGGAGACTGAGGGTGAGACCGAGACTGACGGAGGGTGGACTACGGATGATGAACCTACAATTAGACCAGCTGGGCATCGGGGCAGTATCTGTGGTAGTATCAGTGGTGACTCGAACAGTTCGTGTAGTTTTGACGAGGTTGACAGTAGAGATACAGAGGTTGATGATGTTGGAAAACATGATGTGTCAAGTAGAgctttgagaaggaatgggaGGAGTGGTGGTTCAGAGGGAGACGAGGAGGGTGATGATGAGAAAGAGGATGATGCGGAGGAGTCTATGGATTTtgatgatgaaggtggaagtaATAGGGCTATGGTTGTGGATGTTGAACGGACACCGGATTCTGAAAGGATTCGGAGAGGTGGGGAGGGAGTTGGCATCGACGTCAACCGTAGCCAGGGCAAGATACCGCCTGTCAGTGGTTGGGCATAG